A segment of the Superficieibacter sp. HKU1 genome:
CAATAAAACCGTTTAGCTTGAAACGGATCATTAACAACAATAACAACACAACACCGATAGCAACGATGACTAATGGCATGATTTACTGGCCTTTAATTTGTTATGGGTAACTTTGCTGTCTGAGCAGCAAAGGGGCCTTTGTGCTGTAATTCAGAACAGAAGGCAATTAGCACTTCAACAAATCGCTTCTTATAAGGCTAAGAGTCGCGGGCTGTTTCCAGAAGAATAGTGCGCAGAAGGGATGATACGGGTAACATTCGTGCAAAGAAAACACCCCTGGCAGGCAAAATTTAAAAACTGGGAGGTAGGTCATATTCTGGGGAGGGTTGTAACATTTACGACAAAACGCCTCTTTCGCGGGAAAGAGGCGTTTGAAGAAAGCAAATCAGTAGTAAGAGTGCTCGCCGCGCTGGTGTTCGGTGAGATCGCGCACCCCTTTCAGGTCCGGGAACTCTGCCAGCAGCTGCTTTTCAATGCCGTCTTTCAGAGTGACATCGATCATGGAGCAGCCGTTACAGCCGCCGCCAAATTGCAGGATGGCGTAGCCGTCGTCGGTGATTTCCATCAGCGTAACGCGGCCGCCGTGCCCGGCAAGCTGCGGGTTCACCTGCGCCTGGAGCATATACTCTACGCGCTCCATTAACGGCGCGTCGTCAGAAACTTTACGCATTTTGGCGTTCGGCGCTTTCAGCGTCAGCTGAGAGCCGAGCTGGTCGGTCACGAAATCGATATCCGCATCTTCCAGGTACGGGGCGCTTAACTCGTCCACGTAGGCCGTCAGCAAATCAAATTTCAGGGCAGTATCGCTCGCTTCCACAGCATCGGGTGGACAATAAGAAACGCCGCATTCAGCGTTAGGAGTACCGGGATTGATGACAAATACACGGATTTGCGTCCCTTCTTCCTGATTTGCCAACAGTTTGGCAAAGTGCGCTTGTGCAGCATCGGAAATACGGATCATAGCATTGGCCTAATAGTTGACTATTTTAGTCAGTTATAATACGCCCATCGTCGAGGGTCTACAAGGTCCGACAGAGGCACCAGACATGGACCGTCGCTGCACCGCCGCGTAACAGCAGCCGGGAAATTTCTGCGACAGTACTGCCCGTGGTGACGACATCATCCACAATAACGATATGGAGTCCGCGAACCGGAAATTCAAGGTGAAAGGCGTTTTTCAAATTGTGCTTTCGCAGCCGGGCCGGGAGATGATGTTGTGTCGTCGTAGCCCGAATACGCGTGATGGCCTCCGTCTCGTACCGACAGCCCAGCCAGTGTGACAGAGGACGGCAGAGTAGGTCGCTCTGATTAAACCCTCTGTGCCAGTGTCTTTTTTGCCACAGCGGAACGCTGACAATGCGGTCCGGACGCGGCAGGCCGGATAGCTGGCGGGCCTGTATAAATTTCAGCAGCAGCAGGCGCGCCAGCGCCGGGGCCAGTTCTGCTTTGCCTGAAAATTTGAAGCGATGAATAAGTGAACTCAGGGGCGCAACGTAATCGCTGACGGCGATCAGCCGTTGCCACGGCGGCGCTTTTTGCAAACAACGACCGCAGGGCAAGTGAGGATCCTGGGCGGGCAAACCGCACTGAGGACACACATTGGTGTGGTGAGAGATCGCGTTGACGCAACGGGAGCAGATTCCCCAGGACGGCAGGGCGAGCGGCATTCGGCATAGCCAGCATAAGCCACAGGCTGTTAACATATTTCACCTCGGACAAAATAATAGAGAACAGTACCTGATGAATGAGATCTGGTGGCAAACCAAAGGGGAAGGAAATTGCCATCTTGTGCTGCTGCACGGATGGGGACTGAATGCGCAGGTATGGGATTGCATAACGCCGGAATTAAGCGCGCATTTTACGCTGCATCTGGTGGATCTGCCGGGCTTCGGTCGTAGCCGTAGTTTTGGTGCCATGTCGCTGGCGGAAATGGCGGCGCGCATTCAGGAACACGCGCCGGAAAAAGCCATCTGGCTGGGCTGGAGCCTGGGTGGGCTGGTGGCAAGTCAGGTCGCGCTGACCTCTCCACAGCGCGTACAGGCACTGGTCACCGTCGCCTCGTCCCCCTGTTTTTGTACCGAGGGCGACTGGCCGGGGATCAAACCCGAGGTGCTTTCCGGCTTTCAGCAGCAGTTAAGTGAGGATTTCCAGCGTACGGTTGAGCGTTTTCTGGCGCTGCAAACCATGGGCACCGAGAGTGCAAGACAGGATGCCCGCCGCCTGAAAAGTGCCGTCCTGGCCTTGCCGATGCCGGACGTTGAAGTACTCAACGGCGGGCTGGATATTCTGAAAAAGAGCGATTTACGCGAGCCGCTCGCTGGACTGACCGTGCCGTTCCTGCGTATTTACGGCTATCTTGACGGCCTGGTGCCGCGTAAAGTTATTCCACGACTGGACGCCGCGTGGCCTGCCAGCGAGTCGCTGACGATCCAGAAGGCGGCGCATGCACCGTTTATCTCTCATCCGGCAGAATTTTGTCAGGCGCTCATCTCACTCAACGCGCGTTTGTAGCGGCTGGAAAAAGTGACAGAGTGCAACAATACTTAGGGCGTCATCGCGTGCTTGATTCAGTGCAAAAGCAGGATGGCGTACTATTCAACCTTAAGGAGTAAAGGCTATGAAACTGGTCACCGGTATTGTTGCGTCCCTGGTTATTGGATCGCTGTCTTTTGGCGTGATGGCTGCGGAAGAACTGCACAAAGATAAACTGAAAGAGATGAATTTAACGAAAGTAGGCGACATCAGTACTGATAAAGGCACCGCACCGATGGATGCACAGCGCGAGCTGTCGAAAAAAGCTGACGAGCTGGGCGGGAAGTATTATGTGATCACCAGCGCGAAGAAATCAGAGAAAGATATTCACACCACGGCTGAAGTGTATAAATAAGTTGCTGGAATGCCCGGTGGCGCTGCGCTTACCGGGCCTACAAAGGGGGCGCTACGCTTACCGGGCCTACAATATTGTGCAGTGCTACTGCCAGGCGGCAATGCCCTCAGCCTAACGTCCACCACTCTCGCGCACAGGCTTTTCCTTCCGGACAGCTTTTACAACTTCCGGTCAGGCAACCCTCAACGTCTTCCTGCATCCGCCGGGCTTTGCCCATTGCTTCCATGCGATTTAACATGGCATCAAGCAGAGGGCGGGGAAGATGCAGCGCGCTGCTAAGCTGGCTGGCTTCCATCCGCCCCTGCAAGGCGAGCATGTTGCGCACGTCAATCAGCGAGGCCATTAATGACACTCCCCGGCCGGGCTGTCGCAGCAGGTGGCGGGCGTTTTGCGTGTCGCCAGCAGATTAACGTCAATCCGACTGCGGGCGCGTCGCAGGCAGCCAATCACCAGCACGTTAAACGCCACTACCGCCAGGATACAGATCATACTGTACTGCGGATGCTGATGGAAACTGGCAACCTGATAAAACAGCGTCGACAGCGAATACGCGATATTCAGCCCCCACAGGATCGAGAATCCCATCCAGCCGCGGCTGGATTCACGGGAAATGGCTCCCATCACCGAAATGCACGGCACATACAGCAGCACAAAAATCAGGTAGCTATAGGCCGCTGCCGCGCTGCCGAATTTCTCGCTCATCACGCCCATGGTGCCGGTTGCCATCTCGCCATCGCCTTTACTGGCCTCAATGGGGTTTGCCAGCACGCTCAGGCTGAAGGTGTCTTTCAGGCTTTGCCAGGTTTCAGCGGCGGCGTCAGACAATTCAGCGGTAAGGCTAAATTCTGCCGGATTGAATTCCGCTTCCTGAATATTTTCAGCGGTATACAGCGTATTAAGCGTACCGACCACCACTTCTTTTGCCATCGCACCGGTGAACAGGCCGACCGTCGCCTGCCAGTGATCGCCGTGAATACCAATCGGCTCCAGCAGCGGGGTAAAGACGCGGCTCACGGAGGCCAGCGCCGAATCGTTGATGTTATTCACCGCCTTGCCGTTGAGTGAGAAGCTGTTCAATGCGCTTAGGAAAATACTGACAATAACGATGACTTTACCCGCGCGCAGGATAAACCCTTTCAGGCGCTGCCAGGTCTGGATCAGCAGACTTTTGATCAGCGGTACATGGTAGACCGGCAGTTCCATTACAAACGGTGAGGCCTCGCCGCGCATGATGGTATGTTTGAGCATCAGGCCGGTCAGGATCGCCATCACAATGCCGAGGATGTAGAGTGAAAAGACGGCCAGCGCGCCCTCCTGTCCAAAGAAGGCGGCGGCGAAGACGGCGAAAATCGCCAGCCGTGCGCCGCAGGACATAAAGGGAGCCATCATGATGGTCATCAACCGTTCACGCG
Coding sequences within it:
- the bioH gene encoding pimeloyl-ACP methyl ester esterase BioH; the protein is MNEIWWQTKGEGNCHLVLLHGWGLNAQVWDCITPELSAHFTLHLVDLPGFGRSRSFGAMSLAEMAARIQEHAPEKAIWLGWSLGGLVASQVALTSPQRVQALVTVASSPCFCTEGDWPGIKPEVLSGFQQQLSEDFQRTVERFLALQTMGTESARQDARRLKSAVLALPMPDVEVLNGGLDILKKSDLREPLAGLTVPFLRIYGYLDGLVPRKVIPRLDAAWPASESLTIQKAAHAPFISHPAEFCQALISLNARL
- a CDS encoding YdgH/BhsA/McbA-like domain containing protein codes for the protein MKLVTGIVASLVIGSLSFGVMAAEELHKDKLKEMNLTKVGDISTDKGTAPMDAQRELSKKADELGGKYYVITSAKKSEKDIHTTAEVYK
- the nfuA gene encoding Fe-S biogenesis protein NfuA produces the protein MIRISDAAQAHFAKLLANQEEGTQIRVFVINPGTPNAECGVSYCPPDAVEASDTALKFDLLTAYVDELSAPYLEDADIDFVTDQLGSQLTLKAPNAKMRKVSDDAPLMERVEYMLQAQVNPQLAGHGGRVTLMEITDDGYAILQFGGGCNGCSMIDVTLKDGIEKQLLAEFPDLKGVRDLTEHQRGEHSYY
- the feoC gene encoding [Fe-S]-dependent transcriptional repressor FeoC translates to MASLIDVRNMLALQGRMEASQLSSALHLPRPLLDAMLNRMEAMGKARRMQEDVEGCLTGSCKSCPEGKACAREWWTLG
- the gntX gene encoding DNA utilization protein GntX gives rise to the protein MLTACGLCWLCRMPLALPSWGICSRCVNAISHHTNVCPQCGLPAQDPHLPCGRCLQKAPPWQRLIAVSDYVAPLSSLIHRFKFSGKAELAPALARLLLLKFIQARQLSGLPRPDRIVSVPLWQKRHWHRGFNQSDLLCRPLSHWLGCRYETEAITRIRATTTQHHLPARLRKHNLKNAFHLEFPVRGLHIVIVDDVVTTGSTVAEISRLLLRGGAATVHVWCLCRTL